One genomic region from Anolis sagrei isolate rAnoSag1 chromosome 7, rAnoSag1.mat, whole genome shotgun sequence encodes:
- the TAGLN gene encoding transgelin has protein sequence MANKGPSFGLSRDVQAKIEKKYDDELEERLVEWVVAQCGADVGRPERGRLGFQVWLKNGIVLGKLVNSLYASGSKPVKIPDSPPSMVFKQMEQIAQFLKAAEDYGVVKTDIFQTVDLFEAKDMAAVQRTLVALGSLAVTKDDGNYRGDPSWFMKKAQEHKRDFSDKQLKEGKNIIGLQMGSNQGASQSGMTGYGRPRQIIS, from the exons ATGGCAAACAAAGGGCCCTCCTTCGGCCTGAGCAGAGACGTCCAGGCCAAGATTGAGAAGAAGTACGACGATGAGTTGGAGGAGCGGCTGGTGGAGTGGGTGGTGGCCCAGTGTGGGGCTGACGTGGGGCGCCCTGAGCGTGGCCGGCTGGGCTTCCAGGTCTGGCTGAAGAACGGCATC GTGCTGGGCAAGCTGGTCAACAGCCTCTATGCAAGTGGCTCCAAACCAGTGAAGATCCCGGACTCGCCACCCAGTATGGTCTTCAAGCAAATGGAGCAAATCGCCCAGTTCCTGAAGGCCGCTGAGGACTACGGTGTGGTCAAGACGGACATCTTCCAGACGGTGGACTTGTTTGAAG CCAAGGACATGGCTGCGGTGCAGAGGACGCTGGTGGCCTTGGGCAGCTTGGCCGTCACCAAGGACGATGGGAACTATCGCGGAGACCCTTCCTGGTTCATGAA GAAAGCCCAGGAGCACAAGCGCGACTTCTCAGACAAGCagctgaaggaagggaagaacatCATTGGGCTGCAAATGGGGTCCAACCAGGGGGCTTCGCAGTCGGGCATGACGGGCTACGGGCGGCCAAGGCAGATCATCAGCTAA